One Glycine soja cultivar W05 chromosome 2, ASM419377v2, whole genome shotgun sequence genomic region harbors:
- the LOC114388247 gene encoding S-adenosylmethionine decarboxylase proenzyme-like, with translation MAMAVSAIGFEGFEKRLEISFFQPGLFADPEGRGLRALTKSQLGEILTPAACTIVSSLKNDNVDSYVLSESSLFVYAYKIIIKTCGTTKLLLAIPPILKFAEMLSLNVKSVNYTRGSFIFPSAQPYPHRNFSEEVAILDGYFGKLGAGSNAYILGGQDKAQNWHVYSASADSVTQCDNVYTLEMCMTGLDREKAQVFYKEQSASAAMMTVNSGIRKILPDSEICDFDFEPCGYSMNSVEGAAVSTIHVTPEDGFSYASFETVGYDFKAVNLNEMVQRVLACFLPTEFSVAVHVDGASKSFEQTCFLDVKGYCREERSHEGLGMGGSVVYQKFGKTSDCGSPRSTLKCWNEEDEEE, from the coding sequence ATGGCCATGGCGGTTTCCGCAATTGGTTTTGAAGGTTTCGAGAAAAGGTTGGAAATATCCTTTTTCCAGCCGGGACTTTTTGCTGACCCTGAAGGAAGGGGTCTAAGGGCTCTTACAAAATCCCAGTTGGGTGAGATTCTAACACCAGCTGCTTGCACCATTGTTTCTTCGCTCAAAAACGATAATGTCGACTCCTATGTTCTATCTGAGTCCAGCCTCTTTGTTTATGCCTAcaagatcatcatcaaaacctgtgGTACTACTAAGCTATTGCTTGCAATCCCACCCATATTGAAGTTCGCTGAAATGCTTTCCCTTAATGTTAAGTCTGTGAATTACACCAGGGGAAGTTTCATTTTCCCCAGTGCTCAGCCATATCCCCATCGCAACTTTTCTGAGGAAGTTGCTATTCTTGATGGCTACTTTGGCAAACTTGGTGCAGGAAGCAATGCTTATATTTTGGGTGGCCAAGACAAAGCACAGAACTGGCATGtctactctgcttctgcagatTCTGTAACTCAATGTGACAATGTTTACACTCTTGAGATGTGCATGACTGGCCTGGATAGAGAGAAAGCACAGGTTTTCTACAAAGAACAATCTGCTTCAGCTGCCATGATGACTGTTAATTCCGGCATTAGAAAAATTCTTCCAGATTCCGAGATTTGTGACTTTGACTTTGAACCATGTGGTTATTCAATGAACTCTGTTGAAGGCGCTGCTGTTTCTACGATTCATGTTACCCCAGAAGATGGTTTCAGTTATGCAAGCTTCGAAACTGTTGGTTATGACTTCAAAGCGGTGAATCTGAACGAAATGGTTCAGAGGGTATTGGCATGTTTCCTCCCAACTGAGTTTTCTGTTGCAGTTCATGTGGATGGTGCAAGCAAGTCGTTTGAGCAGACCTGCTTTCTGGATGTTAAGGGATACTGTCGTGAAGAGAGGAGCCACGAAGGGCTTGGAATGGGTGGTTCTGTTGTCTACCAAAAATTCGGGAAGACTAGTGACTGTGGTTCACCTAGATCAACTCTAAAGTGCTGGAATGAGGAAGATGAGGAAGAGTAG